A single region of the Leptolyngbya subtilissima AS-A7 genome encodes:
- a CDS encoding winged helix-turn-helix transcriptional regulator, whose protein sequence is MSETTPEGTEFVEATLKVLGGKWKILILWHLRDETKRFSELKRLMPEVSEKVLTQQLRELEGDGIVLRVSHLSKSLKVEYSFTDYGRSLVPVLQSLCQWGEAHLALYRAPS, encoded by the coding sequence ATGTCAGAGACAACTCCTGAAGGAACAGAGTTTGTTGAAGCAACTCTGAAGGTGCTGGGCGGCAAGTGGAAAATTTTGATTCTCTGGCATTTGCGCGATGAAACAAAGCGGTTTAGTGAGCTAAAGCGCCTCATGCCCGAAGTGAGTGAAAAAGTTTTGACTCAGCAGCTGCGAGAGTTAGAGGGTGACGGCATTGTGCTGCGGGTTTCGCACCTGAGCAAATCACTCAAGGTAGAGTATTCTTTCACCGACTACGGTCGAAGCTTAGTGCCGGTGTTGCAGTCGCTGTGCCAATGGGGAGAAGCGCATTTGGCTCTTTACCGTGCTCCCTCCTGA
- the dxs gene encoding 1-deoxy-D-xylulose-5-phosphate synthase, protein MHLSDITHPNQLHGLSIRQLEDVARQIREKHLETVAASGGHLGPGLGVVELTLALYQTLDLDRDKVTWDVGHQAYPHKLITGRYHDFHTLRQKDGVAGYLKRSESTFDHFGAGHASTSISAALGMALARDLSGDNYKVAAIIGDGALTGGMALEAINHAGHLPHTNLLVVLNDNEMSISPNVGAIPRYLNKMRLSPPVQFLTDNLEEQFKHLPFLGESLSPELDRVKEGMKRLAVPKVGAVFEELGFTYMGPVDGHNLQELITTFKEAHKHTGPVLVHVATTKGKGYAIAEKDQVGYHAQSPFNLSTGKGIPSTKPKPPSYSKVFAETLIKLAEDNPKIVGITAAMATGTGLDKLQQALPKQYIDVGIAEQHAITLAAGLACEGMRPVAAIYSTFLQRGFDQIVHDVCIQKLPVFFCLDRAGIVGADGPTHQGLYDIAYLRCIPNIVLMAPKDEAEMQRMMVTGIDYKEGAIAMRYPRGSGYGAPLMEEGWEPLPIGEAEVLRQGDDVLLLGYGSMVYPAMQTAEILSEHGIEATVVNARFAKPLDEALILPLAREIGKVVTFEEGCLMGGFGSAVVESIMDAQVQASVLRIGVPDVLVDHASPDQSKASLGLTPPQMAERILATYQVEKPALVR, encoded by the coding sequence ATGCACCTGAGTGACATAACTCACCCCAATCAACTCCACGGTCTATCTATTCGCCAGCTCGAAGACGTGGCCCGCCAGATTCGCGAAAAGCACCTGGAAACCGTGGCGGCCAGCGGTGGGCACTTGGGCCCTGGGCTAGGGGTAGTGGAGCTGACCCTGGCCCTATATCAAACCCTCGACCTCGATCGCGACAAAGTCACCTGGGATGTGGGCCACCAAGCCTATCCCCACAAGCTGATTACCGGCCGCTACCACGACTTTCACACTCTGCGCCAAAAGGATGGGGTGGCGGGCTACCTCAAGCGCAGCGAGAGCACGTTTGACCACTTTGGCGCCGGCCACGCCTCCACCAGTATTTCAGCGGCCTTGGGCATGGCTTTGGCCCGCGATCTGTCCGGCGACAACTACAAGGTGGCTGCCATTATCGGCGACGGTGCGCTGACTGGCGGTATGGCTCTAGAGGCCATCAACCACGCCGGGCACCTGCCCCACACCAACCTGCTGGTGGTGCTCAACGACAACGAAATGTCGATCTCGCCCAACGTCGGGGCAATTCCGCGCTATCTCAACAAAATGCGCCTCAGCCCGCCGGTGCAGTTTCTCACCGACAACCTTGAAGAGCAATTCAAGCACCTGCCCTTCTTAGGTGAGTCGTTGTCTCCTGAGCTCGACCGGGTCAAGGAAGGCATGAAGCGCCTGGCGGTGCCCAAAGTGGGGGCCGTGTTTGAGGAGTTGGGCTTTACCTACATGGGGCCGGTGGATGGCCACAACCTGCAAGAGCTAATCACTACCTTCAAAGAAGCTCATAAGCATACCGGTCCTGTGCTGGTACATGTGGCAACTACCAAGGGCAAGGGCTATGCGATCGCCGAAAAAGACCAGGTCGGCTACCACGCCCAGTCGCCCTTTAACCTCTCCACCGGCAAGGGCATTCCTTCTACCAAGCCCAAGCCTCCCAGCTACTCCAAGGTGTTTGCCGAAACCCTGATCAAGTTGGCTGAAGACAACCCCAAAATTGTCGGCATCACCGCCGCTATGGCCACCGGCACGGGGCTAGACAAGCTTCAGCAGGCACTGCCCAAGCAGTACATTGATGTGGGCATTGCCGAACAGCACGCCATTACCCTGGCCGCTGGTTTGGCCTGCGAAGGCATGCGCCCCGTCGCTGCTATCTATTCCACCTTTCTGCAGCGCGGCTTTGACCAGATTGTTCACGACGTGTGCATTCAAAAGCTGCCGGTGTTCTTCTGCCTTGACCGGGCGGGCATTGTCGGGGCCGACGGGCCAACCCACCAGGGGCTCTACGACATCGCCTACCTGCGTTGCATTCCCAACATTGTGCTGATGGCTCCTAAAGACGAGGCCGAGATGCAGCGGATGATGGTGACCGGGATTGACTACAAAGAGGGTGCGATCGCCATGCGTTACCCCCGAGGTAGCGGCTACGGTGCCCCGCTAATGGAAGAGGGCTGGGAGCCCCTACCTATTGGTGAAGCCGAGGTGCTGCGCCAGGGCGACGATGTGCTGCTGCTGGGCTACGGCTCGATGGTTTACCCCGCCATGCAAACCGCTGAAATTCTTAGCGAGCACGGCATCGAGGCCACTGTGGTCAACGCCCGCTTCGCCAAACCCCTCGACGAGGCGCTGATTTTGCCCCTGGCTCGGGAAATAGGTAAGGTGGTCACCTTCGAAGAGGGCTGCCTAATGGGCGGCTTTGGCTCCGCCGTGGTGGAATCGATCATGGATGCCCAGGTGCAGGCTTCAGTGCTGCGTATCGGCGTACCCGATGTGCTGGTGGATCATGCCTCCCCCGACCAGTCGAAGGCCTCTCTGGGCCTAACTCCGCCCCAGATGGCTGAGCGCATTCTCGCCACCTACCAGGTCGAAAAACCTGCCCTGGTTCGATAA
- a CDS encoding ExbD/TolR family protein, with protein MRFKAQSDKRDLPEINLVPMMDVLMTILVFFIIISMTAEFNQQAVDVQLPSTESGSSAVDQPDPLIVELDQQEQLYLAGQPVDPATMAQQIQQYLAEDPQGVIVLKADYQLSYQQIVEVLGPMRAVGGAQVSLAIE; from the coding sequence ATGCGATTTAAGGCTCAATCTGACAAACGTGATTTGCCCGAGATCAACCTCGTGCCTATGATGGACGTCTTAATGACGATCCTGGTATTTTTCATCATTATTTCGATGACGGCTGAGTTTAATCAGCAGGCAGTCGATGTTCAGCTGCCCTCGACCGAATCGGGCAGCAGCGCCGTTGACCAGCCAGACCCGCTCATCGTTGAACTAGACCAACAAGAGCAGCTTTACCTAGCAGGGCAGCCCGTTGATCCAGCCACGATGGCCCAGCAAATTCAGCAGTATCTCGCTGAAGATCCGCAGGGCGTTATTGTCTTAAAAGCCGATTATCAGCTGAGCTATCAGCAAATTGTCGAAGTGCTCGGGCCAATGCGAGCCGTGGGCGGTGCCCAGGTTTCCCTAGCGATTGAATAG
- a CDS encoding DUF2396 family protein, with product MGGSQTSFGKKGAPRSLGLEGDAYECPVCRHGQIQSMTLMDTYACSFCRHIFEVNLDQQTVHVVDSVQPMGWRWQGWRWQPLYQSRGDLTLILWLVGLALVILPAGLVALGGYVFPPLEATGVNWSLVWAIGTLAAHGAMVGWLIAEHYQFPLYVMAKIRLQRLLERLPD from the coding sequence ATGGGCGGTAGTCAGACATCTTTTGGTAAAAAAGGGGCACCGCGATCGCTGGGGCTTGAAGGGGACGCCTACGAGTGCCCAGTCTGCCGTCATGGGCAAATTCAATCAATGACATTGATGGATACCTACGCCTGTAGCTTCTGCCGCCACATTTTTGAAGTCAACCTCGACCAGCAAACAGTGCATGTGGTAGACAGCGTGCAGCCCATGGGCTGGCGCTGGCAGGGTTGGCGTTGGCAACCGCTTTATCAAAGCCGGGGAGACCTCACTCTAATTCTCTGGCTAGTAGGGTTGGCCCTGGTCATTCTCCCAGCCGGTCTAGTTGCCTTGGGGGGCTACGTGTTCCCACCCCTAGAGGCTACGGGAGTGAACTGGTCTCTGGTTTGGGCGATCGGTACATTAGCGGCCCACGGCGCCATGGTGGGCTGGTTGATCGCCGAGCATTACCAATTTCCGCTCTACGTGATGGCCAAAATTCGTTTGCAAAGATTGTTAGAACGCCTGCCCGACTAA
- a CDS encoding RluA family pseudouridine synthase, which translates to MMDYRTPTALRLSAIADQTLELTVTVPDPERLDRWLTANVDELSRNRVQKLIDCQHVQLNGQLCTNKKEAVQVGDRIHLTIPEPSPLELTAEAIPLDILYEDEHLIILNKPAGLVVHPAPGNMSGTLVNAVLAHCGDQLLGIGGVQRPGIVHRLDKNTTGAIVVAKTDLAHSDLQAQMKAKTARREYLGLVYGAPKTTSGTVDAPLGRHPIDRKKHAVVPLEKGRTAVTHWQVEERLGNFSLLRFRLETGRTHQIRVHSTHMGHPIVGDPTYGTGRDVGVKLPGQALHAERLELRHPVTGETVVAIAPLPEHFLKLLTVLRSRSV; encoded by the coding sequence ATGATGGATTATAGAACTCCTACCGCGCTCAGACTCTCAGCCATCGCCGACCAAACCCTCGAACTCACCGTCACTGTCCCCGACCCCGAACGGCTCGATCGCTGGCTGACCGCCAACGTGGACGAACTTTCCCGCAATCGCGTTCAAAAGCTGATCGATTGTCAACATGTGCAGCTCAACGGGCAGCTCTGCACCAACAAGAAAGAGGCAGTGCAGGTGGGCGATCGCATTCACCTCACCATTCCTGAACCCAGCCCGCTGGAGCTAACTGCTGAGGCCATTCCCCTCGACATTCTTTACGAAGACGAGCATTTAATCATTCTCAATAAGCCCGCTGGACTAGTGGTGCATCCTGCCCCTGGCAACATGAGCGGCACCCTGGTCAACGCCGTACTGGCCCATTGCGGCGATCAGCTATTGGGCATTGGCGGCGTGCAGCGCCCCGGCATTGTGCACCGGCTAGACAAAAACACAACTGGGGCGATTGTGGTGGCCAAAACCGACTTGGCCCACAGCGACCTGCAAGCCCAGATGAAAGCCAAAACCGCCCGCCGCGAATACCTGGGCTTAGTCTACGGTGCGCCCAAAACCACCTCCGGCACCGTTGACGCGCCCCTGGGCCGCCATCCCATCGATCGCAAAAAGCATGCCGTCGTTCCCTTAGAGAAAGGTCGCACCGCCGTTACCCACTGGCAGGTGGAAGAACGCTTGGGCAACTTCTCGCTGCTGCGCTTTCGTCTAGAAACTGGGCGCACCCACCAGATTCGGGTTCACAGTACCCACATGGGCCATCCCATCGTTGGTGATCCCACCTACGGCACCGGGCGCGATGTGGGGGTGAAGCTGCCCGGTCAGGCGCTCCATGCCGAGCGACTAGAGCTGCGCCATCCGGTGACGGGGGAGACAGTAGTGGCGATAGCCCCCCTCCCCGAGCACTTTCTCAAGTTGTTGACCGTGCTCAGGAGCCGGTCGGTTTAA
- the rpsN gene encoding 30S ribosomal protein S14, translating to MAKKSMIARERKREKMVAQYAKKREALLEEFDKAANQQEKVAVHRKIQQLPRNSAPTRLHNRCWMTGRPRGYYRDFGLCRNKLREMAHQGMLPGVVKSSW from the coding sequence ATGGCTAAGAAAAGCATGATTGCGCGGGAGCGCAAGCGGGAAAAGATGGTAGCGCAGTACGCCAAGAAGCGTGAGGCTCTGCTAGAAGAGTTTGACAAAGCTGCCAACCAGCAAGAGAAGGTGGCAGTCCACCGCAAAATTCAGCAACTTCCCCGCAACAGCGCGCCGACTCGCCTGCACAATCGCTGCTGGATGACCGGTCGCCCCCGGGGCTACTATCGCGACTTTGGTCTGTGCCGCAACAAGTTGCGCGAAATGGCTCACCAGGGTATGTTGCCCGGAGTCGTCAAGTCAAGCTGGTAA
- a CDS encoding SDR family oxidoreductase: MQVENAVALVTGANGGIGQYYIDSLRSLGAARIYAGARKLSSLDNLVAIDPDRIIPVVLDITDQTTVEAVAAQCSDVNLLINNAGIGLLKGFISAPDLSAARAEMEVNYFGTLAMCRAFAPVLKANGGGAIVNMLSILGRVNFPMNASYSASKGAGYILTQGVRAELAAQNTLVVGVMPATVDTKGSQDFPPPKVAPETVAQAALQAVIDSLEDVYPGEQAQAIAAQLLSDPKGLEKAMAAMLPQSA, from the coding sequence ATGCAGGTAGAGAACGCTGTAGCACTGGTAACTGGAGCGAACGGTGGTATAGGGCAATACTATATCGACAGCCTGCGATCGCTGGGTGCAGCCCGAATTTATGCTGGGGCGCGCAAGCTGAGCAGCTTAGATAATTTGGTGGCTATCGACCCAGACCGCATTATTCCTGTAGTGTTAGATATTACCGATCAAACCACCGTAGAGGCTGTCGCCGCCCAGTGCAGCGATGTCAATTTGTTGATTAACAATGCCGGCATAGGCTTACTCAAAGGCTTTATCTCTGCCCCCGATCTCTCCGCCGCGCGAGCCGAAATGGAGGTAAATTATTTTGGTACGTTGGCGATGTGTCGAGCGTTTGCACCTGTGCTCAAGGCCAATGGAGGCGGTGCGATCGTCAACATGCTGAGCATTTTAGGCCGAGTGAATTTTCCCATGAATGCCTCCTACAGCGCGTCTAAAGGAGCGGGCTATATCTTGACCCAGGGGGTGCGGGCCGAGCTGGCGGCGCAAAACACTCTGGTAGTCGGCGTCATGCCAGCCACGGTAGACACCAAGGGCAGCCAAGATTTTCCGCCGCCCAAGGTAGCCCCAGAGACAGTGGCCCAAGCCGCGCTGCAAGCCGTCATTGATAGCCTTGAAGATGTCTACCCCGGTGAACAGGCCCAGGCGATCGCCGCCCAACTGCTCAGTGACCCCAAGGGGTTAGAGAAAGCAATGGCGGCGATGTTGCCCCAGTCAGCGTAG
- a CDS encoding winged helix-turn-helix transcriptional regulator, with product MARLTNDRSPCPVSVLMNLLSGPWTMYIIWTLSTSGPTRFGALRRQVEGISTKMLTERLRMLEQEGIVYRHYEPTVPPQVTYSLTERAGELVTILDQLNGLAQRWYGDLSSCGSSQVQPEALEKATVLL from the coding sequence ATGGCCCGATTGACCAACGATCGCAGTCCCTGCCCCGTCAGTGTTTTGATGAACCTGCTGTCAGGGCCCTGGACTATGTACATCATCTGGACGCTTTCTACCAGTGGCCCCACGCGGTTTGGAGCGTTGCGCCGCCAGGTGGAAGGAATCTCAACCAAAATGCTCACTGAGCGCCTGCGGATGCTAGAGCAAGAGGGCATTGTCTACCGCCACTACGAGCCCACTGTGCCGCCCCAGGTGACCTACAGCCTGACGGAGCGCGCGGGCGAACTGGTGACCATTCTCGACCAGCTCAATGGCTTAGCCCAGCGCTGGTACGGCGACTTGTCTAGCTGTGGGTCATCCCAGGTCCAACCAGAGGCGCTAGAGAAAGCTACAGTTTTGCTTTAA
- a CDS encoding Uma2 family endonuclease, whose protein sequence is MTSLTLTLDPVVRLTREQFYELCKVNHDIRLERSSTGDLILMPPTGWESGRQNSKLNLRVGAWAEQDGTGFVFDSSTGFSLPNGADRSPDVAWVAKSRIEALAPDPAKFLSLAPDFVIELRSATDKLATLQHKMAEYRDCGVRLGWLIDPKEKRVEIYRLGRPPEYLSQPEQLSGEEVLPGFVLVMAEIWG, encoded by the coding sequence ATGACTTCACTGACCCTAACCCTCGACCCGGTGGTGCGGCTTACCCGCGAACAGTTCTATGAACTGTGCAAAGTTAACCATGACATTCGCCTTGAACGCAGCAGTACAGGAGATTTAATTCTCATGCCACCCACCGGCTGGGAGTCTGGTCGTCAAAATTCTAAACTCAACTTACGGGTGGGTGCCTGGGCCGAGCAAGATGGCACAGGCTTTGTATTTGACTCTTCCACTGGGTTCTCTCTCCCCAACGGAGCCGATCGCTCGCCCGATGTCGCTTGGGTAGCAAAATCGCGTATTGAAGCTTTGGCCCCAGACCCGGCTAAGTTTTTATCCCTAGCCCCCGATTTTGTGATTGAGTTGCGATCGGCGACGGACAAGCTGGCTACCCTTCAGCACAAGATGGCAGAATATCGCGACTGCGGCGTGCGGCTAGGCTGGCTAATTGATCCTAAAGAGAAACGAGTAGAAATCTACCGCTTGGGGCGACCTCCAGAGTATTTGAGCCAGCCGGAACAGCTTTCTGGAGAAGAGGTTCTGCCCGGTTTTGTGCTGGTGATGGCCGAGATTTGGGGATAG
- a CDS encoding flavodoxin family protein: MSTIAIVYFSGGGHTHLMAEAIAAGVRTAGHTADLLRITGGQITAGRWQDDAFMARLSAADAIVFGSPTYMGSVAAQFKAFIDGASSAWFVQQWKDKIAAGFTHSSSPSGDKQGTLLYLSINAAQHGMVWVGAADMPSQYQGKTDGINRLGSFLGIMGQSPMTMDSSPATLDSGDRLTSELFGQRIAVAAERWTSQKVAVAA, encoded by the coding sequence ATGTCAACCATCGCAATTGTTTATTTTTCTGGGGGTGGGCACACCCACCTCATGGCCGAAGCGATCGCCGCCGGAGTGCGCACAGCAGGCCACACCGCCGACCTACTGCGCATTACTGGCGGGCAAATCACGGCTGGTCGCTGGCAAGATGACGCATTTATGGCTCGCCTGAGCGCTGCCGACGCCATTGTGTTTGGCTCCCCCACCTACATGGGCAGCGTAGCGGCCCAGTTCAAAGCGTTTATCGACGGGGCTAGCTCGGCTTGGTTTGTGCAGCAGTGGAAGGACAAAATCGCCGCCGGGTTTACCCACTCCAGTTCTCCCAGCGGCGACAAGCAGGGCACGCTGCTGTATCTATCCATCAACGCGGCCCAACACGGCATGGTGTGGGTGGGAGCAGCCGACATGCCCAGTCAGTATCAGGGCAAAACCGACGGCATCAACCGCTTGGGGTCATTTTTAGGGATTATGGGCCAAAGCCCCATGACGATGGACAGTAGCCCTGCCACCCTCGACTCGGGCGATCGCCTCACCTCTGAGTTGTTTGGCCAGCGCATCGCCGTCGCCGCTGAGCGCTGGACCTCGCAAAAAGTAGCTGTTGCGGCTTAG
- a CDS encoding DUF362 domain-containing protein: MSVLASVVAAPSDHFHYTPPASAHAAQRILVKPNLGYPVGPPVTVSMAVLQAVIRGLQEYSPSAEIFIVEGVCSKVSFDTVMAKLGVQQLLSTKVQLLNADELELAEYPNRSPSPVRFKTIWAPQLLQEVDCCLSVSAFKRTQLKGTPLISASLKNLYGLFPREKYKARSASSRGQLHRPSVPLVLQDVYYTLGHFFAGGVVDCTEKFISRDWKPDRGDGVPISQVIYGDDLLAVDRTACQVGQEDVPDYITVLEHQRQG, from the coding sequence ATGTCTGTTTTAGCCTCGGTGGTGGCTGCTCCCAGCGATCACTTCCACTATACCCCTCCCGCCTCTGCTCACGCGGCTCAACGCATTCTAGTCAAACCCAATCTGGGCTACCCCGTTGGGCCACCTGTTACCGTCAGCATGGCGGTGCTGCAAGCAGTCATACGAGGGCTTCAGGAATACAGCCCCAGCGCTGAAATCTTCATCGTTGAAGGGGTTTGCTCTAAAGTCTCCTTCGACACCGTGATGGCTAAGCTTGGTGTCCAGCAGCTTTTGTCGACGAAGGTTCAGCTGCTCAATGCCGATGAGCTAGAGCTGGCCGAATACCCTAACCGCTCTCCCAGCCCGGTGCGGTTTAAAACCATATGGGCACCTCAACTGCTGCAAGAGGTCGATTGCTGCCTCTCAGTTAGCGCCTTTAAGCGCACTCAGCTGAAAGGCACACCGCTGATTTCAGCGTCCCTCAAAAACCTCTACGGCCTCTTTCCTAGAGAGAAATACAAAGCCCGTAGCGCCAGTTCACGTGGACAGCTACATCGCCCATCGGTGCCCCTGGTCTTGCAAGATGTCTATTACACCCTGGGCCACTTCTTCGCGGGTGGAGTGGTGGATTGCACCGAAAAGTTCATCAGCCGTGACTGGAAGCCCGATCGCGGCGACGGTGTTCCCATTAGCCAGGTGATCTACGGTGATGACCTGTTAGCGGTAGACAGAACAGCCTGCCAAGTGGGGCAAGAAGATGTCCCCGATTACATCACTGTTCTAGAGCATCAGCGCCAGGGCTAA
- a CDS encoding VOC family protein yields MSTSPATLTALLPGQLRRIHHLALNVKDMDASRRFYGGLLGLKELTGDEVDDTLKELVATGKVANFVTPDGLILDLFGAPDLEPPDPDPEKSFTRAYHLAFDITPAEFDQALAVLEVNGIAIAHGPVTRPTGRGVYFYDPDGFMVEIRCNPVET; encoded by the coding sequence ATGAGCACTAGCCCTGCAACGTTAACCGCCCTCCTACCCGGTCAACTGCGCCGCATTCACCACCTGGCGTTGAATGTAAAGGATATGGATGCCTCGCGGCGCTTCTACGGCGGACTGCTGGGCCTCAAGGAGTTAACTGGGGATGAAGTGGACGACACGCTTAAGGAACTGGTAGCTACGGGCAAGGTCGCCAACTTTGTTACCCCTGATGGCCTGATTCTCGATTTGTTTGGTGCCCCCGATTTGGAACCACCCGATCCCGATCCCGAGAAATCCTTTACTCGTGCTTACCATTTGGCCTTTGATATCACCCCGGCGGAGTTCGATCAGGCGTTGGCAGTCCTGGAGGTGAATGGGATTGCGATCGCCCACGGCCCCGTCACCCGACCCACCGGACGCGGCGTCTACTTTTACGACCCCGACGGCTTTATGGTAGAAATTCGCTGCAACCCGGTTGAGACCTAA
- the aat gene encoding leucyl/phenylalanyl-tRNA--protein transferase, protein MTSIKYDLDAIVRGYSQGYFLMADGEGDDLGWYSSRQRTLIPLDDRFRYPKSLRRSLNQNRFRVAINQAFEEVVSGCADRDTTWISDELRQVYTELHQAGWAYSFETWQGDELAGGILGLVIGGAFIGESMFFRISEGSKVAMVKLVEHLRQRHFALFDAQMMNPHLERFGAYVVADREYKSQLKVALKQNCSFL, encoded by the coding sequence GTGACCTCCATCAAGTACGACCTAGACGCCATCGTTCGCGGTTACTCCCAAGGGTATTTTTTGATGGCCGATGGCGAGGGCGATGACTTGGGCTGGTACTCTAGCCGCCAGCGTACGCTGATTCCGCTGGACGATCGCTTTCGCTATCCCAAATCGCTGCGGCGATCGCTCAACCAAAACCGCTTTCGAGTCGCCATCAACCAGGCCTTTGAGGAGGTAGTCAGCGGCTGCGCCGATCGCGACACCACTTGGATCTCAGACGAACTCCGACAGGTCTATACCGAACTCCACCAGGCGGGCTGGGCCTACAGCTTTGAGACCTGGCAGGGGGATGAGCTGGCGGGCGGCATTCTCGGCCTAGTGATTGGCGGCGCGTTTATTGGCGAGTCAATGTTTTTTCGCATTTCTGAGGGCTCTAAGGTGGCGATGGTCAAGCTGGTCGAGCACCTGCGGCAGCGACACTTTGCCCTATTCGATGCCCAAATGATGAACCCCCACCTGGAGCGGTTTGGGGCTTATGTCGTCGCCGATCGCGAGTACAAAAGCCAGCTCAAAGTAGCCTTAAAGCAAAACTGTAGCTTTCTCTAG
- a CDS encoding Glu/Leu/Phe/Val family dehydrogenase, whose protein sequence is MASILSDANRRLERALKYVSISEDASERLRYPKASLTVSIPVRMDNGTLKVFQGYRVRYDDTRGPTKGGIRFHPDVNLDEVQSLAFWMTFKCAALNLPLGGAKGGVTVNPKELSKFELERLSRGYIDAIANFIGPDVDVPAPDVYTNPMIMGWMMDQYSIICRKLSPAVITGKPLSMGGSQGRDTATGTGAFYVLQAMMAKFGQVPQNTTVAVQGFGNAGSVIARLLFDAGYRVVAVSDSQGGVYSPSGLDIPSIQQFKTSTRSLKAVYCEGTVCNIVNDHSVVTNEELLALDVDILIPAALENQITAENANSIQARYIFEVANGPVTSEADRILEDKDIYVFPDILVNAGGVTVSYFEWVQNRSGLYWSVEDVNARLKTMMVTEGERIWQIAQELAISPRTAAYVHALDRLGDALNAKGTRDYYVSGI, encoded by the coding sequence ATGGCCTCTATTTTGTCTGATGCTAACCGCCGTCTAGAGCGGGCGCTCAAGTACGTTTCGATCTCTGAGGATGCCTCCGAACGGCTGCGCTATCCCAAGGCCAGCCTCACCGTGTCGATTCCGGTGCGAATGGACAACGGCACCCTAAAGGTCTTTCAGGGTTACCGAGTGCGCTACGACGACACGCGCGGCCCCACCAAGGGCGGCATTCGCTTTCACCCCGATGTCAATCTCGACGAGGTCCAGTCGCTAGCGTTTTGGATGACCTTTAAGTGCGCGGCGCTAAATTTGCCCCTGGGTGGAGCTAAAGGCGGCGTCACCGTGAACCCCAAGGAGCTGTCAAAGTTTGAGCTAGAGCGCTTGAGCCGCGGGTACATTGATGCGATCGCCAACTTTATCGGCCCCGATGTCGACGTGCCCGCCCCCGACGTCTACACCAACCCCATGATCATGGGCTGGATGATGGATCAGTACAGCATTATCTGCCGCAAGCTGAGTCCGGCGGTGATTACCGGCAAGCCCCTCAGCATGGGCGGCAGCCAGGGTCGCGATACCGCCACCGGCACCGGAGCCTTTTACGTGCTGCAGGCGATGATGGCCAAGTTTGGCCAGGTGCCGCAAAACACCACCGTTGCCGTGCAGGGGTTCGGCAATGCCGGCAGCGTGATCGCCCGGCTGTTATTCGATGCTGGCTATCGGGTGGTGGCGGTTAGCGACTCCCAAGGCGGCGTGTATTCCCCGTCAGGGCTGGATATTCCTAGCATTCAGCAGTTTAAGACCTCAACTCGCAGCCTCAAAGCGGTGTATTGCGAAGGCACCGTGTGCAACATCGTGAACGATCACTCCGTGGTCACCAACGAAGAACTGCTGGCTTTGGATGTTGATATCTTGATCCCGGCGGCGCTGGAGAATCAAATCACCGCTGAGAATGCCAACAGCATTCAGGCTCGCTATATCTTTGAGGTAGCCAACGGCCCCGTGACTTCCGAGGCCGATCGCATCCTAGAAGACAAAGACATCTACGTCTTCCCCGACATTTTGGTCAACGCGGGCGGGGTCACCGTCAGCTACTTTGAGTGGGTGCAAAACCGTAGCGGTCTCTACTGGTCGGTTGAGGATGTCAACGCTCGCCTCAAAACCATGATGGTGACCGAGGGCGAACGCATTTGGCAAATTGCCCAGGAGCTAGCAATTTCTCCGCGCACTGCTGCCTACGTGCACGCCCTCGATCGCCTGGGCGATGCCCTTAACGCCAAGGGCACCCGCGACTACTACGTCAGCGGCATTTAG